A window from Streptomyces sp. NBC_00271 encodes these proteins:
- a CDS encoding beta-galactosidase, with the protein MISTLLSQLRHGPDGDPTPRLAYGADYNPEQWPREVWEEDIRLMREAGVNIVSVAIFSWARIQPAENEWDFGWLDEIMDLLHAGGIGVDLATATASPPPWLSTAHPEILPVTASGETLWPGARQHWRPTSPVFREHALRLVRKMAERYANHPALVAWHVSNELGCHNVYDYSDDAARAFRDWLRARYTTLDALNHAWGTAFWSQRYSDWEQILPPRLAASHPNPTQQLDFKRFSSDVLKDHLRAERDVLRELTPGVPVTTNFMVMGNTKGMNYADWAAEIDFVSNDHYVVPGPQDRDELSFSANLVSGIAGGRPWFLMEHSTSAVNWQPINVAKRPGDLARDSLVHVAHGADAVCFFQWRQSAAGAEKYHSAMVPHAGADSELFRAVAGLGQTLKALAPVAGTEREPARVGIVFDWDSWWASEQDSHPTAQLSYRQEALDWYSALLALGIRADVVTTQTELDRYQVLITPVLHVMPAPLAKELTRYAENGGHLITTYFSGVVDENDHIWLGGYPGALRELLGIRIEEFGPLLDGETADVDLDGVDGAATGTLWTDRISVTDPAVEVLAHYRGGTYADRPAVTRRPTGQGSAAYVSTRLGTDGLTALLPKLLAPAGVHSELPDGARGSVELIVRRSADSRYLFLVNRTDETVPLTGVPGDLLVGRTDDDGTVVLAPRDVAVLRQPAL; encoded by the coding sequence ATGATCTCCACCCTCCTGTCCCAGTTGCGGCACGGGCCGGACGGTGATCCCACCCCCCGCCTCGCCTACGGCGCCGACTACAACCCGGAGCAGTGGCCACGCGAGGTGTGGGAGGAGGACATCCGGCTCATGCGGGAGGCGGGCGTCAACATCGTCTCCGTGGCGATCTTCTCCTGGGCCCGCATCCAGCCCGCCGAGAACGAGTGGGACTTCGGCTGGCTCGACGAGATCATGGACCTGCTGCACGCGGGGGGCATCGGGGTCGACCTGGCCACCGCCACCGCCTCCCCGCCGCCCTGGCTCAGCACGGCGCACCCGGAGATCCTTCCGGTCACCGCCTCCGGCGAGACGCTGTGGCCTGGGGCGCGCCAGCACTGGCGTCCCACCTCCCCCGTCTTCCGCGAGCACGCGCTGCGCCTGGTGCGCAAGATGGCCGAGCGGTACGCGAACCACCCCGCGCTGGTCGCCTGGCACGTCTCCAACGAGCTGGGCTGCCACAACGTCTACGACTACTCCGACGACGCCGCCCGCGCCTTCCGCGACTGGCTGCGCGCCCGCTACACGACGCTCGACGCCCTCAACCACGCCTGGGGCACGGCGTTCTGGTCCCAGCGCTACAGCGACTGGGAGCAGATCCTGCCGCCCCGGCTGGCCGCCTCCCACCCCAACCCCACCCAGCAGCTGGACTTCAAGCGTTTCTCCTCCGACGTGCTGAAGGACCATCTGCGCGCGGAGCGGGACGTCCTGCGCGAGCTCACGCCCGGTGTTCCGGTCACCACCAACTTCATGGTGATGGGCAACACCAAGGGCATGAACTACGCGGACTGGGCCGCCGAGATCGACTTCGTCTCCAACGACCACTACGTGGTGCCCGGCCCGCAGGACCGCGACGAGCTGTCCTTCTCCGCCAACCTCGTCAGCGGCATCGCCGGCGGCCGTCCGTGGTTCCTGATGGAGCACTCCACCAGCGCCGTCAACTGGCAGCCGATCAACGTGGCCAAGCGGCCGGGCGACCTCGCCCGTGACTCGCTGGTGCACGTCGCCCACGGCGCCGACGCGGTGTGCTTCTTCCAGTGGCGCCAGTCGGCGGCCGGTGCCGAGAAGTACCACTCGGCGATGGTCCCGCACGCCGGAGCCGACAGCGAGCTCTTCCGCGCGGTGGCCGGCCTCGGACAGACCCTCAAGGCCCTCGCTCCGGTCGCCGGGACCGAGCGTGAGCCGGCCCGGGTCGGCATCGTCTTCGACTGGGACTCGTGGTGGGCGAGCGAGCAGGACTCCCACCCCACCGCCCAACTCAGCTACCGGCAGGAGGCGCTGGACTGGTACTCCGCGCTCCTCGCCCTCGGCATCCGGGCCGACGTCGTCACCACGCAGACCGAACTCGACCGCTACCAGGTCCTGATCACGCCGGTGCTGCACGTCATGCCGGCCCCGCTCGCCAAGGAGCTCACCCGGTACGCCGAGAACGGCGGCCACCTGATCACCACGTACTTCTCCGGTGTCGTCGACGAGAACGACCACATCTGGCTCGGCGGCTACCCGGGCGCCCTGCGCGAGCTGCTCGGCATCCGCATCGAGGAGTTCGGCCCGCTGCTCGACGGCGAGACGGCCGACGTCGACCTGGACGGCGTGGACGGCGCCGCCACGGGCACCTTGTGGACCGACCGGATCAGCGTCACCGACCCGGCGGTGGAGGTGCTGGCGCACTACCGCGGCGGCACGTACGCCGACCGCCCTGCCGTCACCCGGCGCCCGACGGGCCAGGGCTCGGCCGCGTACGTCTCCACCCGGCTCGGCACGGACGGTCTCACCGCGCTGCTGCCGAAGCTGCTCGCCCCGGCCGGTGTGCACAGTGAACTGCCGGACGGCGCGCGGGGAAGCGTCGAGCTGATCGTGCGCCGGAGCGCGGACAGCCGCTATCTGTTCCTGGTCAACCGGACCGACGAGACGGTGCCGCTGACCGGAGTCCCCGGAGACCTGCTGGTCGGCCGGACGGACGACGACGGCACCGTCGTCCTCGCCCCCCGGGACGTCGCCGTACTGCGGCAGCCCGCCCTTTGA
- a CDS encoding DMT family transporter, with protein MFHTRRTDAVLLLVAIVWGSSYLAAKTATHALPVLVVLFARYAISAIACFALVAARRRKERCTRDEVRLGTVLGITQAAVLVLETYGVAHTSAANAGLIISLTIVLTPLLDRTTDNGRLPPRFFAATGVCLVAVALLMSGSGFHTPGIGDLLMLAAAVVRAAHVALVGRLTKGRVVRPLQLTAVQTGVGSALFVVPAASALPTLTRVDAAVWGQLVYLALFCSVFAFLAQTWAVQKSSASRASLLLGTEPVWAVVVGVCLGGEGFTVLAALGAALMVTGTYWGQHIERTHRTTPIEESPCRTTAPTSV; from the coding sequence GTGTTCCACACCCGCCGCACTGACGCAGTGCTTCTCCTTGTCGCCATCGTCTGGGGCTCCAGCTACCTGGCCGCGAAGACGGCCACCCATGCCCTGCCGGTCCTGGTGGTGCTGTTCGCGCGATACGCGATCTCCGCGATCGCCTGCTTCGCCCTCGTCGCCGCCCGCCGCCGGAAGGAGCGCTGTACGCGGGACGAAGTACGTCTCGGGACTGTGCTGGGCATCACTCAGGCCGCTGTCCTGGTTCTGGAGACGTACGGTGTCGCGCACACCAGCGCGGCCAACGCCGGACTGATCATCAGCCTCACCATCGTGCTCACCCCGCTGCTGGACCGCACGACGGACAACGGACGGCTGCCTCCGCGCTTCTTCGCCGCCACAGGTGTGTGTCTGGTGGCCGTCGCCCTGCTCATGTCCGGCAGCGGCTTCCACACTCCCGGGATCGGCGACCTGCTGATGCTCGCCGCCGCGGTGGTGCGCGCGGCGCATGTCGCGCTCGTGGGGCGGCTGACGAAGGGCCGCGTCGTGCGGCCGTTGCAGCTCACGGCCGTCCAGACGGGTGTCGGCTCGGCGCTGTTCGTCGTGCCCGCCGCGAGCGCCCTGCCGACGCTGACTCGGGTCGATGCCGCGGTCTGGGGCCAGCTCGTGTATCTCGCCCTGTTCTGCAGCGTGTTCGCCTTCCTCGCCCAGACCTGGGCGGTGCAGAAGAGCTCTGCCAGCCGGGCCAGTCTGCTGCTGGGCACCGAACCGGTCTGGGCGGTCGTGGTCGGCGTCTGCCTCGGCGGCGAAGGGTTCACCGTCCTCGCCGCCCTCGGCGCTGCGCTGATGGTCACCGGAACGTACTGGGGACAGCACATCGAACGCACCCACCGCACCACCCCTATCGAGGAGTCCCCTTGCCGGACAACGGCACCTACGAGCGTCTGA
- a CDS encoding LysR family transcriptional regulator, translating to MNERQLQILRELGESGSVTATAEALLMTPSAISQQLRLLQRSIPVPLTERDGRRLVLTDAGQALARAAIEVETAMATARHAIDEFVDQADAGVSVAAFHSAASAFFPLLLLGQAGPGRPRLSLADEDVAQDHFPGLTRDYDLVLAHRLDQAPPWPATVTADTLLREPLDVALPAGHPLTAKRRLTPRDVADQPWITVHDGFPLMATIDAIASAANRRLDIVHRINEFSVVAEAVAAGGGLALMPRWTTRPHPALVLRPLSGVHTRRHIDVLHRPERAARRAVRTVLTELHRAATTIQRRDGSGVLA from the coding sequence TTGAATGAGCGGCAGTTGCAGATCTTGCGGGAGCTCGGCGAGTCGGGAAGCGTCACCGCCACCGCCGAGGCGCTTTTGATGACGCCCTCGGCCATCTCCCAGCAGTTGCGGCTGCTGCAACGCTCGATCCCGGTCCCTCTCACCGAACGTGACGGCCGACGGCTGGTGCTCACCGATGCCGGGCAAGCCCTGGCCCGTGCCGCGATCGAGGTGGAGACCGCGATGGCCACGGCACGGCACGCGATCGACGAGTTCGTCGACCAGGCGGATGCGGGCGTGTCGGTGGCGGCCTTCCACAGCGCGGCCTCCGCGTTCTTCCCGCTCCTGCTGCTCGGCCAGGCAGGACCTGGACGCCCGCGGCTCTCGCTCGCCGACGAGGACGTCGCGCAGGACCACTTCCCCGGACTGACCCGGGACTACGACCTCGTACTCGCCCACCGTCTCGACCAAGCGCCGCCGTGGCCGGCCACGGTCACCGCCGACACGTTGCTGCGTGAACCGCTGGACGTCGCCCTGCCGGCCGGCCACCCCCTGACCGCCAAACGACGTCTGACCCCGCGCGACGTCGCGGACCAACCCTGGATCACCGTTCACGACGGATTCCCGCTGATGGCCACCATCGACGCCATCGCGAGCGCCGCGAACCGACGGCTCGACATCGTCCATCGCATCAACGAATTCTCGGTCGTCGCCGAGGCCGTCGCCGCCGGAGGGGGCCTGGCCCTCATGCCCCGCTGGACCACGCGCCCACACCCCGCACTCGTCCTCAGACCTCTCAGCGGCGTGCACACCCGGCGCCACATCGACGTGCTCCACCGCCCCGAACGCGCCGCACGAAGAGCCGTACGCACGGTGCTCACCGAACTCCACCGGGCAGCGACGACGATCCAGCGGCGGGACGGCAGCGGGGTTCTGGCGTGA
- a CDS encoding LuxR C-terminal-related transcriptional regulator codes for MGFSFLYDIAAADADAPKSPLDLIDPKRKGKIASSYPHDAAVLYLYSLYAQKYGWDWVAALARRDVWNTTAGQRRGSGPSGGPVDPGPRADGSAVRRTGSGDRRRRGGPSARRPGARCGGGDAVNPEQDLSHREIEVVRLLAEGRSNRAIAEALYLSEATVKTHLVRVHRKIRVDNRAAAVSAAVRRGLLELT; via the coding sequence ATCGGCTTCAGCTTCTTGTACGACATCGCCGCGGCCGACGCGGACGCCCCGAAGTCCCCGCTCGACCTGATCGACCCGAAGCGGAAGGGCAAGATCGCCTCGTCGTACCCCCACGACGCCGCGGTCCTCTACCTCTACAGCCTGTACGCGCAGAAGTACGGCTGGGACTGGGTGGCCGCGCTCGCCCGGCGGGACGTGTGGAACACGACGGCCGGGCAGCGGCGAGGAAGCGGTCCGTCTGGGGGCCCGGTTGACCCCGGACCTCGTGCTGATGGATCTGCGGTTCGCCGGACCGGGTCAGGGGATCGACGGCGTCGAGGCGGCCCGTCGGCTCGGCGCCCGGGCGCCCGGTGTGGCGGTGGTGATGCGGTCAACCCGGAGCAGGACTTGAGCCATCGCGAGATCGAGGTCGTCCGGCTGCTCGCCGAGGGGCGCAGCAACCGGGCCATCGCCGAGGCGCTGTACCTCAGCGAGGCCACGGTCAAGACCCACCTCGTGCGCGTCCATCGCAAAATCAGAGTCGACAACCGGGCGGCGGCCGTCTCGGCGGCCGTGCGCAGGGGACTGCTCGAACTCACCTGA
- a CDS encoding RICIN domain-containing protein: MARRTRTRRLLGTIAGTALATGAALVTAPPTSAETAPTAAASVTVRPDPSYKEQSFEGWGTSLVWFANATGDYPAPIREKLAKLLFGDDGLNLNIARYNIGGGNAPDVKNYLRAGGAVEGWWKAPDGTTRTDTDWWSADDAADWNPNADATQRWWVDRIKKDITHWETFSNSPPWFMTNSGYVSGGFNSSADQLKADSVDDFAAYLAGATKRLEKAHGIKVDTLDPFNEPNTNYWGTRLGADGQPVGGRQEGAHIGPELQQQVIRALAPALEKAKTGTKISAMDETNPSIFTQNWNSYPQDVRDLVGQLNVHTYGTGGRTSVRDLAKAADKPLWMSEVEGDWGDGQSFTDMRPGLGLAQQMVDDLRELEPKAWVFWQPVEDYDNMKPGGESAKGGNWGSIQLPFSCTSADTLATCPIHTNTKFDTARNFTHYIKPGDRLIKTDDTSSAAAVSKSGNGATVVHVNSTTSARTVTIDLSKFGHIARGATVTPVVTSADGKLARQTPIPVTDRRATFTVPAQSVTSFVVKGVSGVAKDAALLKKGHTYSLTGVQSGKALTVADDGGKLVIKTASTDAATVTGQRWQLRQISGQTGNRQRYVFTNPVEDKRLAVRDGAPVLEADTGPRDTATQWIMSTTGDGTWTLVNAATGRLLEVGGQATADGSAVTIWTPNSGSNQRWTVSDVTAGAGS; this comes from the coding sequence TTGGCACGCCGTACCCGCACAAGACGGCTTCTGGGAACCATCGCAGGCACCGCACTGGCCACCGGGGCAGCCCTGGTCACCGCCCCGCCGACAAGCGCGGAGACCGCGCCGACGGCGGCCGCGTCCGTGACCGTCCGGCCGGATCCCTCGTACAAGGAGCAGAGCTTCGAGGGCTGGGGCACCAGCCTGGTCTGGTTCGCCAACGCCACCGGCGACTACCCGGCGCCGATCCGCGAGAAGCTCGCCAAGCTCCTGTTCGGCGACGACGGCCTCAATCTGAACATCGCCCGCTACAACATCGGCGGCGGCAACGCCCCCGACGTCAAGAACTACCTGCGGGCCGGCGGAGCGGTCGAGGGCTGGTGGAAGGCCCCGGACGGCACCACCCGTACGGACACCGACTGGTGGAGCGCCGACGACGCGGCCGACTGGAACCCGAACGCCGACGCCACCCAGCGCTGGTGGGTGGACCGGATCAAGAAGGACATCACCCACTGGGAGACGTTCAGCAACTCGCCGCCCTGGTTCATGACCAACAGCGGCTATGTCTCCGGCGGCTTCAACTCCTCCGCCGACCAGCTCAAGGCCGACTCCGTCGACGACTTCGCCGCCTATCTGGCGGGCGCGACCAAGCGGCTGGAGAAGGCACACGGCATCAAGGTCGACACCCTCGACCCGTTCAACGAGCCGAACACGAACTACTGGGGTACGCGCCTGGGCGCGGACGGGCAGCCGGTCGGCGGCCGCCAGGAGGGGGCGCACATCGGCCCCGAGCTCCAGCAGCAGGTCATCCGCGCGCTGGCCCCCGCCCTCGAGAAGGCGAAGACCGGCACGAAGATCTCCGCGATGGACGAGACCAACCCCAGCATCTTCACGCAGAACTGGAACTCCTACCCCCAGGACGTCCGGGACCTCGTCGGCCAGTTGAACGTCCACACCTACGGCACCGGCGGCCGTACCAGCGTGCGCGACCTGGCCAAGGCGGCGGACAAGCCGCTGTGGATGAGCGAGGTCGAGGGCGACTGGGGCGACGGCCAGAGCTTCACGGACATGCGGCCGGGCCTGGGCCTGGCCCAGCAGATGGTCGACGACCTGCGCGAACTCGAGCCCAAGGCCTGGGTGTTCTGGCAGCCGGTCGAGGACTACGACAACATGAAGCCCGGCGGTGAGTCCGCCAAGGGCGGCAACTGGGGCAGCATCCAGCTCCCGTTCAGCTGCACCTCCGCGGACACCCTCGCGACCTGCCCCATCCACACGAACACGAAGTTCGACACCGCTCGGAACTTCACCCACTACATCAAGCCGGGCGACCGGCTGATCAAGACCGACGACACGTCCAGCGCGGCCGCGGTCTCCAAGAGCGGCAACGGGGCGACCGTCGTCCACGTCAACAGCACCACCAGCGCGCGTACGGTCACCATCGACCTGTCCAAGTTCGGCCACATCGCGCGGGGCGCGACGGTGACTCCCGTGGTGACCAGCGCCGACGGCAAGCTGGCACGCCAGACCCCCATCCCGGTCACCGACCGCCGAGCCACCTTCACCGTGCCCGCCCAGTCCGTGACCTCCTTCGTCGTCAAGGGCGTGTCGGGCGTGGCCAAGGACGCCGCTCTGCTGAAGAAGGGCCACACCTACTCCCTGACCGGCGTCCAGAGCGGCAAGGCGCTCACCGTCGCGGACGACGGCGGCAAGCTCGTCATCAAGACGGCGAGCACGGACGCGGCCACGGTCACCGGCCAGCGATGGCAGCTGCGCCAGATCAGCGGCCAGACCGGCAACCGTCAGCGGTACGTGTTCACCAACCCGGTGGAGGACAAGCGGCTGGCCGTGCGCGACGGCGCCCCCGTCTTGGAGGCGGACACCGGCCCTCGTGACACGGCCACACAGTGGATCATGTCGACGACCGGTGACGGCACCTGGACCCTCGTCAACGCCGCCACCGGAAGGCTCCTGGAGGTGGGCGGCCAAGCCACCGCCGACGGATCCGCCGTCACGATCTGGACGCCGAACTCCGGCTCCAACCAACGGTGGACGGTGTCTGACGTGACCGCCGGGGCCGGCTCCTAG
- a CDS encoding DUF6629 family protein: MCWSATADLAAGVGIGAVGVACVARVRRVRDLPLAALPLILGAHQIVESVVWDSGGGTGPATVAWAVIALPLLAVWAPAGVMCAAPPRARRGLTVPLAIGLATAAALAYALVTRPVRAEVRGHTLGYFVHLNHPELLVAGYLLATVGSLLLSGDRGLLLLGVLMGAGALICWVLWELEFVSTWCAFAAVGSVALFGWVRRRPAVGVVQPIG, translated from the coding sequence ATGTGTTGGAGTGCGACGGCCGACCTGGCCGCCGGTGTCGGGATCGGCGCGGTCGGGGTGGCCTGTGTGGCGCGGGTGCGGCGGGTTCGTGATCTGCCGCTGGCCGCGCTGCCGTTGATCCTCGGGGCGCATCAGATCGTGGAGTCCGTGGTGTGGGACTCCGGCGGGGGTACGGGCCCGGCGACCGTCGCCTGGGCCGTCATCGCGCTGCCGCTGCTCGCGGTGTGGGCCCCGGCCGGAGTGATGTGCGCGGCGCCCCCGCGCGCCCGGCGCGGGCTGACGGTCCCCCTGGCGATCGGCCTCGCAACCGCCGCCGCACTCGCGTACGCCCTCGTGACCCGTCCCGTGCGAGCGGAGGTCCGCGGCCACACCCTCGGCTACTTCGTGCATCTGAACCATCCCGAACTGCTCGTCGCCGGCTATCTCCTGGCCACCGTCGGCTCCCTCCTGCTCTCCGGTGACCGTGGGCTGCTGCTGCTCGGGGTGCTGATGGGCGCGGGCGCGCTGATCTGCTGGGTGCTGTGGGAGCTGGAGTTCGTGTCGACCTGGTGCGCGTTCGCGGCGGTGGGTTCGGTGGCGCTGTTCGGCTGGGTGCGGCGCCGCCCGGCCGTCGGCGTCGTTCAACCGATCGGTTGA
- a CDS encoding ABC transporter substrate-binding protein has translation MRRSTGRLLRGFALLSVLALGATACGGSDDDSSGQKAVSAADIQAALKKGGTVNVWAWEPTLKTVAADFQKKYPKVKINLVSERSGDKHYTALSNAISAGKGVPDVAQVEYFALSQYSLTKGLSDLAPYGADKLAAKYTPGPWNAVSEGDKVYGLPMDSGPMAMFYNKKVFDKYKIAVPTTWDEYVDAARKLHKADPKVYIANDAGDAGFTTSMLWQAGSRPYKVDGTKVTVNFEDAGAKKYTDTWQKLIDEKLVSPINGWTDDWYKGLGDGTIATLTTGAWMPANFVSGVPNASGNWRAAPMPQWTKGDKASAENGGSSLALPTLGKNKELAYAFVEYANSGDGVQTRIKQGAFPATKAELQSTEFQNTKFDYFGGQEANKIFAESAANVASDWSYLPFQQYANSIFNDTVGKAYISGTKLAAGLKSWQDASIKYGNEQGFTVSK, from the coding sequence ATGCGCAGATCCACCGGCCGCCTGCTGCGCGGCTTCGCTCTCCTCTCCGTCCTCGCCCTGGGGGCCACCGCCTGCGGCGGCTCCGACGACGACAGCTCGGGCCAGAAGGCGGTCTCCGCCGCGGACATCCAGGCGGCTCTCAAGAAGGGCGGCACGGTCAACGTCTGGGCCTGGGAGCCCACGCTGAAGACGGTCGCCGCCGACTTCCAGAAGAAGTACCCCAAGGTCAAGATCAACCTCGTCAGCGAGCGGTCCGGCGACAAGCACTACACCGCCCTGTCGAACGCCATCTCGGCCGGCAAGGGCGTCCCCGACGTCGCGCAGGTCGAGTACTTCGCGCTGAGCCAGTACTCCCTCACCAAGGGCCTCAGCGACCTGGCCCCCTACGGCGCCGACAAGCTCGCCGCCAAGTACACCCCGGGTCCGTGGAACGCCGTGAGCGAGGGTGACAAGGTCTACGGCCTGCCGATGGACTCCGGGCCCATGGCGATGTTCTACAACAAGAAGGTCTTCGACAAGTACAAGATCGCGGTCCCGACCACCTGGGACGAGTACGTCGACGCGGCCCGCAAGCTGCACAAGGCCGACCCCAAGGTCTACATCGCCAACGACGCCGGCGACGCGGGCTTCACCACCAGCATGCTGTGGCAGGCCGGTTCGCGTCCCTACAAGGTCGACGGCACCAAGGTGACGGTCAACTTCGAGGACGCGGGCGCCAAGAAGTACACCGACACCTGGCAGAAGCTCATCGACGAGAAGCTCGTCTCGCCCATCAACGGCTGGACCGACGACTGGTACAAGGGCCTGGGCGACGGCACCATCGCCACCCTGACCACCGGCGCCTGGATGCCCGCCAACTTCGTCTCCGGCGTTCCGAACGCCTCCGGTAACTGGCGAGCGGCCCCGATGCCGCAGTGGACCAAGGGCGACAAGGCGAGCGCGGAGAACGGCGGCAGCTCCCTCGCCCTGCCCACGCTGGGCAAGAACAAGGAACTCGCCTACGCGTTCGTCGAGTACGCCAACTCCGGTGACGGCGTGCAGACCCGCATCAAGCAGGGCGCCTTCCCCGCGACCAAGGCCGAACTCCAGTCCACCGAGTTCCAGAACACCAAGTTCGACTACTTCGGCGGCCAGGAAGCCAACAAGATCTTCGCCGAGTCCGCCGCCAACGTCGCCAGCGACTGGTCGTACCTGCCCTTCCAGCAGTACGCCAACTCGATCTTCAACGACACCGTCGGCAAGGCCTACATCTCCGGCACCAAGCTGGCCGCCGGCCTGAAGTCCTGGCAGGACGCCTCCATCAAGTACGGCAACGAGCAGGGCTTCACCGTCTCGAAGTAA
- a CDS encoding ATP-binding cassette domain-containing protein, producing MSMAPRTDTQSPAPHVADSHDLIRVHGARENNLKDVSIEIPKRRLTVFTGVSGSGKSSLVFDTIAAESQRLINETYSAFVQGFMPTLARPEVDVLDGLTTVITVDQQRLGADPRSTVGTATDANAMLRILFSRLGKPHIGSPKAFSFNVASISGAGAVTMERGGQTVKERRSFSITGGMCPRCEGRGSVSDLDLTQLYDESKSLSEGAITVPGYTGGGWNSRLYSESGFFDPDKPIRKFTKKELHDFLRREPTRMKIAGINMTYEGLIPRIQRSMLAKDREGMQPHIREFVDRAVTFTICPECDGTRLNEGARSSKIKRISIADACAMQISDLAEWVRGLDEPSVAPLLTALQQTLDSFVEIGLGYLSLDRPAGTLSGGEAQRVKMIRHLGSSLTDVTYVFDEPTIGLHPHDIQRMNDLLLRLRDKGNTVLVVEHKPETIAIADHVVDLGPGAGTAGGTVCFEGTVEGLRTGGTITGRHFDDRAAVKETVRKPTGTLEIRGARTHNLQGVDVDIPLGVLAVVTGVAGSGKSSLVHGSIPAGEGVVSVDQAAIRGSRRSNPATYTGLLDPIRKAFAKVNGVKPALFSANSEGACPTCNGAGVIYTDLAMMAGVATTCEECEGKRFQASVLDYHLGGRDISEVLAMSVTEAEEFFGAGEAATPAAHRILTRLADVGLGYLTLGQPLTTLSGGERQRLKLATHMAEKGGVYVLDEPTAGLHLADVEQLLGLLDRLVDAGKSVIVVEHHQAVMAHADWIIDLGPGAGHDGGRLVFEGTPADLVAARSTLTGEHLATYVGP from the coding sequence ATGAGCATGGCCCCGCGGACGGACACGCAGTCGCCTGCGCCGCACGTTGCCGACAGCCACGATCTGATCCGCGTGCACGGCGCGCGCGAGAACAATCTCAAGGACGTCAGCATCGAGATCCCGAAGCGCCGGCTGACGGTGTTCACCGGCGTGTCCGGCTCGGGCAAGAGCTCGCTGGTGTTCGACACGATCGCCGCTGAGTCGCAGCGACTGATCAACGAGACGTACAGCGCCTTCGTGCAGGGCTTCATGCCGACGCTGGCGCGGCCCGAGGTCGACGTCCTCGACGGACTGACCACCGTGATCACCGTCGACCAGCAGCGGCTGGGCGCGGACCCCCGCTCCACGGTCGGCACCGCCACCGACGCCAACGCGATGCTGCGCATCCTCTTCAGTCGGCTCGGCAAGCCGCACATCGGCTCGCCCAAGGCGTTCTCCTTCAACGTCGCCTCGATCAGCGGAGCCGGCGCGGTCACCATGGAGCGCGGCGGACAGACCGTGAAGGAGCGCCGCAGCTTCAGCATCACGGGCGGCATGTGCCCGCGCTGCGAGGGCCGTGGCTCGGTCTCCGACCTCGACCTCACCCAGCTCTACGACGAGTCCAAGTCGCTCTCCGAGGGCGCGATCACCGTCCCCGGCTACACGGGGGGCGGCTGGAACTCACGGCTCTACAGCGAGTCGGGCTTCTTCGACCCGGACAAGCCGATCCGCAAGTTCACCAAGAAGGAATTGCACGACTTCCTCCGCCGCGAGCCGACCCGGATGAAGATCGCGGGCATCAACATGACCTACGAGGGGCTGATCCCGCGGATCCAGAGGTCGATGCTCGCCAAGGACCGGGAGGGCATGCAGCCGCACATCCGGGAGTTCGTGGACCGGGCGGTCACCTTCACCATCTGCCCCGAGTGTGACGGCACCCGGCTCAACGAAGGGGCCCGGTCGTCGAAGATCAAGCGGATCAGCATCGCCGACGCCTGCGCGATGCAGATCAGCGACCTGGCCGAGTGGGTGCGGGGTCTCGACGAGCCGTCGGTGGCGCCGCTGCTCACCGCGCTGCAGCAGACCCTCGACTCGTTCGTGGAGATCGGGCTCGGCTACCTCTCGCTCGACCGGCCGGCGGGCACGCTGTCCGGCGGCGAGGCGCAGCGCGTCAAGATGATCCGCCACCTCGGCTCCTCGCTCACCGACGTCACCTACGTCTTCGACGAGCCCACCATCGGCCTGCACCCGCATGACATCCAGCGGATGAACGACCTGCTGCTGCGGCTGCGGGACAAGGGCAACACGGTGCTCGTCGTGGAGCACAAGCCGGAGACGATCGCGATCGCCGACCATGTCGTCGACCTCGGCCCCGGCGCCGGAACGGCGGGCGGCACCGTCTGCTTCGAGGGCACCGTCGAGGGGCTGCGGACCGGTGGCACCATCACCGGCCGCCATTTCGACGACCGGGCCGCCGTCAAGGAGACGGTGCGCAAGCCCACCGGCACGCTGGAGATCCGCGGTGCGAGGACGCACAACCTGCAGGGCGTCGACGTCGACATCCCGCTCGGGGTGCTTGCCGTCGTCACCGGGGTGGCCGGATCCGGGAAAAGCTCGCTCGTGCACGGCTCGATCCCGGCGGGCGAGGGCGTGGTGTCGGTCGACCAGGCAGCGATCCGCGGCTCCAGGCGTAGCAACCCGGCGACGTACACCGGACTGCTCGACCCGATCCGCAAGGCGTTCGCCAAGGTCAACGGTGTGAAGCCGGCCCTGTTCAGCGCCAACTCCGAGGGCGCCTGCCCCACCTGCAACGGCGCCGGCGTCATCTACACCGACCTGGCGATGATGGCCGGCGTCGCCACCACCTGTGAGGAGTGCGAGGGGAAGCGGTTCCAGGCATCGGTGCTGGACTATCACCTCGGCGGCCGTGACATCAGCGAGGTGCTCGCGATGTCGGTGACCGAGGCCGAGGAGTTCTTCGGCGCCGGCGAGGCGGCGACGCCGGCCGCGCACAGGATCCTGACCCGGCTCGCCGACGTCGGCCTCGGCTACCTGACCCTCGGCCAGCCCCTCACTACCCTGTCCGGCGGTGAGCGCCAGCGCCTCAAGCTGGCCACGCACATGGCGGAGAAGGGCGGCGTCTACGTCCTCGACGAGCCCACCGCCGGCCTGCACCTCGCCGACGTCGAGCAGCTGCTCGGCCTGCTCGACCGGCTCGTCGACGCCGGCAAGTCGGTCATCGTCGTCGAGCACCACCAGGCGGTCATGGCGCACGCCGACTGGATCATCGACCTCGGCCCCGGCGCCGGCCACGACGGCGGCCGACTCGTCTTCGAGGGCACCCCCGCGGACCTCGTCGCAGCCCGCTCCACCCTCACCGGCGAGCACCTCGCGACCTACGTCGGCCCCTGA